In Drosophila takahashii strain IR98-3 E-12201 chromosome 4, DtakHiC1v2, whole genome shotgun sequence, one DNA window encodes the following:
- the LOC108054814 gene encoding uncharacterized protein isoform X7: MTFYKEAIDEYTHNKSTLNEDANTMTERELGSTFLLPHTHLYKPDKTLCDFAGLRSS; encoded by the exons ATGACATTTTACAAAGAAGCTATTGATGAGTACACACATAACAAAAGCACATTAAATGAG GATGCCAATACAATGACTGAAAGAGAGTTGGGTTCAACATTCTTATTGCCACATACACATCTTTATAAGCCCGACAAG ACACTGTGTGACTTTGCTGGACTCAGATCTTCATAA